Genomic window (Branchiostoma lanceolatum isolate klBraLanc5 chromosome 13, klBraLanc5.hap2, whole genome shotgun sequence):
GTCCCAGTattgtcactacaataaagtcAAATCACAGGCAATAAGAACGAGATAGCCAGACTAACGACTTCTTGCTTCCGGTTGTAATGtcaaacttgtcaaaaagaATGGTCAGGGTCAGGTTCGGGTACGTTGGGTAGGATCTACTCTACTTACAGTGGGGATCGATGTTGCCCATCCAAAGACCATGCCGTTTTGCGTAATGCCTTCGGGCCGTAGTTAGATTGGGTCTGCGTGCATTAGGACCAGGGTGCGCgctgcaacaaaacaaaatgattggTCATTGTCCCACGGCAAGTGAAAATATGGCATTCAATTGCAACAGGACATGAGCGCCACGGACGTCGCTATATTACTCTAACATTGAGGTTAACAAAACAACTAGTGGCGGCCTAGGGGAACGGACGTTATCGGAAAACAGATCGTAGGATAACAGTAAAACAATGTTATATATATTAATACAACCCAGGAAATTTCGAGTGGTTTATGAATAGGAAGCAGAACTCTGCGAAACCAAGCCAATTCAATGATCGACTCTCGAGCTGGCCACGTGGCAGTCTCACCTTTGGAACACAGCGGGTCTCCTGGTAGATGAGCCAAAAAACAAATTAAGACTGTCCTAAAGCAAAGAACATGGCTCTTACCTCTCACGGGACACAGGCAGTCCAGCTCCTCCACGATGAGTTAGGAGAATCTCTTGAGGGCTCCTCGGCAGGCCAGAAGGGGCGGGCTTGGTGCGCTGATGCCCCGCAGGTTTTCGAGGACGTTATGGTGACGCTTGGCAACTGTCCCTGGCCCAGCACCTTGGCTTAAGCTTCCTTCCTGGGTCCAGACATGTCGGCTTATACTTGTTCGTCTCGGGAGAAGAGATGGTACTGTCTTCACGGTGATGAATTGACCAATCTCGGGGAAGCACGCGGACCCGCGAAATAGATCCTAGGAGAAAAGTAAAACATGATTACTACACCGTAGTAGGTTTTCCGTGTTTCATAAGAATAGAAACCACTAGAACTGCGAAACCAAATACGTTTGAATGTTCTGAAGCAGGTAGCATGATCAATTTTCGACCCAGCCACGTGTCGGGCTCACCTCTAGAACACAGGCGCGGACATAAGTTTCTCTTGAGGGCTCCTCGGTTAACCAGCGCTGATGCCGAGGATGTTGTCGTGGACGTAACGGTAAGGCTTGGCATCTCTCTGCGGAGCCCCTTGTCTTTCCGGCCGCGTAGAGACATTTCTGCTTACGGTGCGCTTTCCATGAGAAGAAACGGATACCGTCTTTCCTAGTTGATGATTCGACGGTAAGTGAGGAGGCAGTTGTTTGTCAAGTCGGATAAAGGTCTGTCCATAACAGGTGCAGAATATCGTCTCCTAATGATTTCTGGCCTGCGATTGGTCCATGGAGAGAATCCTGGTCTGCCATTGGTCTCAAAAATGCACTTCCGCGATTGGTCATCCTTGCTGATTGTATCATAACTTAAAATCAGTCTTCGATTGGTCCATGGAGAGAATTCTGGTCTGCTATTGGTTATCTCTTCTGATTAGATTGATACCTGCCAGTTTTGATTGGTGATGAAAAAGATCCAAAACGAGGGCCTACATGGGAAATTTACGTCAACGTTTTCGCTAAATTTGGGGagttaattacatgtacttgttttccGAATGAAAGTTAACAGTAATACAAGGGTTATTTATTAACATGGATAGTGATTGATATTAACATGCTTCTGTATCACCCCctacaaatttgatcatacaccatgccgtttggaagttatgaaggggggggggggcagcctAAATAGGGTTacaaatcatttggtggtacaggactagtatatgtgtctcgtgtgctgatatatgttataactggtcatgaaaaaatttgagtctgtatgttgatattgtatgggccacaaaggtttcaTATTGCAGCGTCGtcagttgaaagtgatgatgaaatggtacagtcaatatgtatgaatagaataaatctttattccaaatcatacacattttgaaatacataGAAAATGGGGTgggttcggctggtttttgacatgttttgggGTGTTttggtcgggctttctacttgtattttgtccccttttcgttatgacGCCAACAtgctttggacaaaaatgcccaCATGAGCTCGTCAAAAACAGCTCAGCGAGAAGTGCAGTGCTCCATTTGTTtagatgacctacttttcaaGGACATGACCTACTTTTTggacttgacctttgttcccacaaccgctacttacctaccaaaaatcatgaagatccgtcaaggtttccgtcacttttttgcctacatgcaaacacacaaaaatgcaaagtctgctgcagtactgttggaaaacgcaaggtaaaccatttttgaacatgaccttcctttgcacaactgctacacacctaccaaaaatcatgaagatccatcaaagatttatcaagttatgctcttgacatacatacagacccacccggcagctggagtaaccgaaaacataatcttctcagcAAAGATAATAACTCAGTGTACACCACATCATGTCAGTCTACGAAAATAGCTTTATTCTCTGACACACAGACTATTTTTCGAAGAACACGATTATACTGGTACCATATTCCAGAATTAACGTTAGTACTTTAACGTCTTCAAAAACAAAGCAGCAATTGTCAGTCCTGAAGATGTTATCACAAACACGCACAAAAAGAATATCATATTACACTTTAAAAAGACCAAATGAATATGCAAGTTTTCCATTTCATCAAATCATTGCAGCAATATGTGTGGAGCTAAAGGAGCTGTAAGTTTTTGCAACTTAGAAACATCTGGGAACAATACAGAGCTTATGCAGAGCATACTATTGCTCTATTTTTGTCATTCACCAATACAGCCCAAAATTTCCAAAGGAAGAAAGTTGttaaaaacacaacacaaaatggCAAAAACAATTGTGAATGGTAACACacacaactgcaaacttaaagtaactgttacattgcaaaaatgtactGTCATGTCTCGGCAACTAACTTCAAAAATTACATGATAAGAATGTTGTATTATCATTTGACATCATAATACCATGACTATGGAATACTCTTGGACaatgacaatttcaaacacacaATATGcaagatatttgaaataacAGTGATATTTGAAGAAACTCCAAACATAATGTATTACCATGAATCATTGGTGTAAACTGACACACTCTGATCTCAGGATACAAGTTATCAATAGCTGAAGAACATTAAATGTTCAAGTCAATCACCAAAAGTTTCATACAGTTGAAGAAACTGGTTGAACATCATTGCTGAGTAAATCCACACATTGTGCCTTCTTTTCAACTATCTGAAACAGCAGCATTTGCTTTCTAACTATGTGTTCAGCCATTAAAGGCACATTTCACACTTAATATCCTAATGCCTAAAAAAGCagcaaatgtcaaaacaaatacaaaacataTTGCAAAAATTGCTTTACAGCTTATTCTTAACTCTTCACACTCTACAGGTGCACTGTATTAGTTATGTTGTACATGCAACTTGGAGCGCAAAAGCTTAAGACACAGTAGTAGTGTAAGGTATACAAGCCACTCTTTTTATGAGTTGTCAAAAGAAATTTATCTAATCCAATACATTATTTCTTGTGAGCATAAGATTGCATAAGTAATCAGAAGTATGATTGTACAGAACATGTGTAATTTTGGCAGTAAACAATTTGCTGATGAAATACAAGACTTCCCTGCTTAGCATTCGTGATCACCTTCATTTCAAAGGAACACAAAGTTAGTCAAATTAGAGAGCAGAGCTTAATACCTAAGACAAAAACTATGTCTccaaggtcattgacccccaAAATGTTGATCTACATACTGGGTCATTGACCTTCAGGACGTTCACCCACACCAATGCAAAGGAATCTACCAATGGAATGACTATGTTTCCTGGTGCACAATAATGACACACAGAGATTTAACTAACACCCTCAACTAACTGGGGGAGCAAAACTCGCCACCCTTTACCAACATGGTCCAGCAACACTGTGAAATTACCTAGCAACAGTGACCTAGTTAGTTTCTACATGAAATTCTTGCAACAATAATACAGTTATAGCTTCTATGTCACCACTTCAAACATATGACAACTTATGATTGGTCCATAAtgatttaatttgcatattggATGACCAATCAGCTTAGAGCACCTCTCTATCAGTGGGCCTTCAGAATTCAGAACACTCTTGAATTCTGCGACTGTAACACAAAAAATGTTCATCTTAGAGCTGTGACAGCTATTTGTTCCTATTGTTGTGAAGCATCATCTACATAGCTTTTACTAAATATCAACTGTGTGTAACGAAAGAGTTAGAAGAAGTAACATAACTGTCACAGAATTGTAactgtgtatttgtatttgaatGATGCAAACAAACTGTGAAATTCTAGTCCACAGCAAATGAAGCATAGAACAAACTTTAAAGCAGAAGATGGTTCCATGTTTGGtgagaaagaaaacaactttatcACACCTTCCTCTCTGAGATGATTTTCAGCACAGCTTCTTTTCCCTCCTGGGCTTTCTGTACTTCAGCTTCAGCTTCTGCTGTGATCTGCAAGGGGAAACAACACAACACCATGTTTGtacctaatacatgtacaaagcaaCTGCTTAGAAATGGTTTTCAAAAGGCATAAGCTGTAAGAAAGCTACATCAGCATCtttactaatacatgtagttaagttgCAAGAACCTCAAGGCCTAGCAGCTGTGAGCCATCGACTGACCAATGATCTggagtacatgtatcaaatagaGATTTAATTCCTATTCTAGAAGTTGACTGTCAAACCTTCAGTGGCAATTGCTCACCATAGTATGttatagaaaagaaagaaatgcatttcCTGGATGAATCTCACCTTTTGCTTGTACTGTTCATCCTTGATGTCTCTGAGGTTGATCATCACATTGTGATAGGCTCCCCACACGCCTGTCTCCAGACTACGGGCTCCAACCTAAAAGGAGCAAAAATAACAGCACCACCTTTAGCACCCTgaaatagccatttggcacctgattccctattggttacagacttaggcagcagggagaaggttaaggtgtATGTGGCAATCTACTCTTTTCAATGATGCTGGTTTGACTGTGGTATTTTGAAGGGGACACTGGTGGCTCTATGCTTAAAAAGAGttacaaaatgatataacatTTTGTATTCAGTAAGGAATACAAATGAATGTATGCTGAACCCCAATCCAAAACATAATGGTATTGTGCATTATCTCTTCTTGTCAGCAAAGTGAAATAAGAGAAGTAGCGCCCTATAATAATAACGTCCTACCTGTAGATCAGACATGGTGGTGAAGTTGCCACACTGTGCCAGTTCCTGTAGCTGGTCCCACACCCTGTTAGCTGTCTGCATGACGGCCAGCGGGACTTGGATAGCCTTCTTCAGACCCCCCTGCATGGCCTGGTCACGACTGGAGCAAAAGAAGCAAATTAAAATCCCTGAAAATGACTTTTCTCCACAATTGAAGgcattgtttttttcaaagtagTTCAAACACCAGTTGGGAAATCTGACTGTAATTCTCTGAGATGTCTGTCTCTATTTTCTGACAAACAGGCCACTGATATCATTTTGAGTGAGCAGAAATGGTTATTAACACTTTGGTAATCAGTTGTTGAGATGCTGCACTTATGACTGTAACAGTGAATTTTCAACTAATAATTTGGACATAATTGCTCTTAAAAGTTTACTTTTTATTGGACGTAATAGTTTAAGTATTGTAACCAACAAAAGGATAAAAGGAAATACCAAGTAAGTTATAAGCTTAAACATGGACTCACATTGCCTGTTCTTCAGGCGTGCCCTTTGGAAGTTTACAGGCCGCCATGTAGTCGTTGAAGGCCGTGGTGTCCTTGTCGATGAAGGGGATGAGGTCGTTCATGGTGGCGTAGAGAGGCGGGATCAGCTGGCGCATCTTTGAGTCCAGCTGCTCGTACTGCCGCTTCCCGTACGTCATGAAGGCAACCATAGCGCCGAGTGCTGCTCCCTGCAGAGTTGGAGGAAAAACATATCATAATATTTTATACATGAAACAGTAGAACAAGTGGATCATGACAAGactaaaacaacaacagaaattaTACAACGTAGATGCTAGAGACTTTTTTAGAATTGTTTAAACTTGTTTGGAGATATTCGTATTGAAACTGTCATAAATACATGCGTTAAGATGACACATTTAGAAAAAAGCAGACTTTTTTGCACTTTTCTATTTGATTAGGAGTCATTATAGTGTGCATTTGTCaatgaaatcaaatttgtaTGAAGCTACATAGTTGAATCCTGTATTtcagttaagttaagttaagttaagttaagttaagttaagttaagttgaCAGTGCCAGTCCAGCCTTACCATAGCTGCCACACAGGCGGACACAGAGCCGCCCCCCGGTGCCGGTGAGCGCGCTCCCACGTTCTTGATGAAGTTGAAGACACTGGTGGAGGCCAGGGGACCTGGTTCATCCTCACTACGGATCATATACCTGGGataacagacacacaaacagttTTTATCATGTCACCTGCTAGGGCATTCATTCAAGTACTGTAATGCATTGGTCAGAAGTTTCAAATTTACAAGGATGGATAGGCTTACTAACAGAACAACTCAGAAACCCATTGAATAAGCTTCATAAGCTTTTGTGGGCAGGCcctatatatttacataacataaattcACCTTACAatccttaccttagacctttgGCCATTGTACAAATTCAATATTACATTCACAACTGAAGGATATTTCAAACTCACTCTATGATTCTTTCCTTCGGGTTGAATGGACCCAGAGAATTCAGCCCCAGCCTGTCTATGGCctgaaaagaagagaaaaaaacgcATTTCATATGTTCTTTGTTCTCTTTGTCTTCTTTGTTCTTTACGGTATGAGGAGAGCTAACAATACGGCTTTATAACACATATTGCAACCTGGTATACAGGCTTCAAATCCAGATTTTGCTAGTTAACAAGTACATTAGCATGTTATAGGATAAACTGAATAGAAATTGAATCTTTTCAAACAGTAGTAATTACATTACAAGAAAAACTATATAGTCACTGCATTAGGAGGCAAGAGGAAGTACAAAATGTGGAGAAGTCCCGAAGCGACTGACCAGCCTGACTTTCTGGTCCTCCTCCACTAGGAACAGGTTGTCCTTCTCCATGTAGAACTCAGCAGCCATCATGATGGCCTGGAGAGGAACCAGGCCGACAACCTGGGAGCCAACCACGGGGAGATTCAGCTCCTGGGGGGACAGGGACAGAACGTCAGGAAAACTGACATTAAAAAtctgacatttttttacatAGAAACATGGTTCTCCTTCTCCATGTAAAACTCGGCAGCCATCATGATGGCCTGGAGAGGGACCAGGCCGACAACCTGGGAACCAACCACTGGCAGGTTCAGCTCCTGGGGGGACAGGGACAGAACGTCAGGAAAACTGACATTAAAAATCTGACATTTTTTACAGAAATATCAGAAAAATACTTTAATAAAAACTAGAACTATCTTGTCCACAAACCCACAACCAAATGCTGGTAGAATAAGACCATCTAAAGCAGAGATAGTTAACTTGAGAAATTTTGGAGGATTTTACATTGGAGggtatttcagtaccaaggaaataaaaataaatcacATAGCAATCAGAAAAACACTCTCCTAGAATCTAGAACTACAACGTTCTGTCCACAAACAAATGCTGGTAGAATAAGATCATCTAAAGCAGAGATAGTTAACTTGAGAAACTTTCGAGGATTTTACATTGGAGggtatttcagtaccaaggaaagtcacatagaaatcagaaaaaacaCTTTCCTAGAATCTATAACCATCCTGTTCACAAACCTAGAAACAAATGCTACAAACAAGACCATAATCTCTTAATTAAATCATTACAGAGAAACTTGAAGGATTTTGCATTGGAAGGTATGTCAGTGCTTGGACTTAAATTCAACCCGGGAccctgtaacaaatagacgGTATGAGCTAACACAGAGAAGTACCCCCTcagtacccggcagtccaccgggacaaactTGTGGTGTCGGGGCCCAGCCGGGGCTACAGCCCTGACAGGCACCAGCGCAAATTGGACCTAAGCATAAAAGCCAGAGATGTGTCGTACCTTGGCATCTTTGCAGGCCTCCTCATAGGCGGTGTGTAGAGGGGTGACGTCGAAGTCTGTCAGGTTCATGGAGATCTGGGCCATGTTAGCCTCCTCCAGCCACCAGCCAATACCCTGAACACACTTCAACCTGCCTGGCTGCAAAATAAAGTCTGAGCTCTAGACTACAGGACACTGTACATATTTTCCTGTTTTCATAGTATAGAACATTGccacatttgccaccaaaaattgtaaaaattaaacatttttgCAAGAATGACAGGATGAATCATAACAAAGAAGAAAACTGACTTCTATCTCCTAGTCATTAAGATAGTCATAAATTCGTCAAGATCTGTACATTTGGTACCAAGAATCGTAAAAAATGTTGAAAGGATGATATTACAAAGAAGAAAACCGACTTATATCTTCTAGTCCCACCTCATTAGGTCCCCTGCCCTGTTCCCGCAGGTTCAGCGCAACGCGATGCGCCTGTTCCTTGGTGGCGAGCAGGTTCACGTTCCAGGCAATGAGGAACTTACGACAGCCCGTTGCCGTGGCGCCCCAGCTGGGAATGAAGTCCGCTGGGCCGAAGTCGGGCTGCCACGCTGGGTCCTTCAACTGTGTGGGGAAGGGTTGCATCTTAAACACTTCACAAAACTTGCAAAATAAAGAATggacaaagaaataaaatgaaatcccATTTACATTTCTATACAGATAGATATCCATTTGATATTCTATTACTTTTTCCTAATGACATTTCTCTATCAGATATCTTCTAACCTATTCACCATTAAAGGAAAGAATGCAAAGCACACAGAAACCAAAAATTCAAAGAATGGTGTTTCAAAAATTCTcttcaatatgatatttatgtTCTATTTTCAATAAAccttgctatatatatatatatatatatattttggctACTTTGAAGGGGATGCGTAACCTAACCTACCAGGTCAGAAGTTAACCTGATGTACTGACTAAAAATACCAGTTAGAAGACACTACATCCATGCAAGCCAACCCAGACATGTTGTCCTCACTACAAGGACATGTTATTCTTCATGCTGTGAAAAGTAGTACAATGGGCTGAAACATGATGCCTCTGTATTTATTATAGAGACTATCATAAAACAGATCATACCTTTTCTTCCAGCCCTTCATACTCCCCAGCCCGGATACTGGGCAGCTTGACTCTTTTCTCCTCCTTGGCCGCCTTCCCGTACAGGTAAACTGGGAGGAACCACAGAAGTACAGGTGTGAAAAAGGTATGTTGAGGTTCTTCAAGCATTTCCAATTTAATGTACAAGTATGTAGATATTAACTGCGGCAAATTCAGATCATTCTGTTACTATTTTGTCACAACATCCATGTAAAAGAAAAGTTCTGATGAACTTCACAAAGTATTATTTTCAATACTTATCAAAATATCCCCAGTATGAAAAATTGAGCACAGCATTAAACTTCTGTGTCTACAAACCGACCGtttgtgtttttgatacatgtattatctggATGAACGTGGCCTACTGCATAGAATGACTTGACATACTCAAGAACTGTTCTACCAATTAACCTACTTGTACAGTGTATTACATACAAGATGCAACTGTCCTTCAAGCATGAGCACTCTTTGAATTATATTGCTTAGCTATAGGACTGAGTGTGAGAATGATATGACTTGCCATTCCAGAATGGTTTTCAGATTGCATTACTGGAATGATTTCTACTGTTTCACCATTTCAGAATGGCTTTCACATTGTTGACTAAAATGGTTTTCAGATCCCAGAATGGTTTTCACATTGCTTCACTGGAATGATGTTTACATGGCTATAGCAGAACGGTTTTCACATTGCTgcttaaaaatgatttttagaTTGCTATTCCAGAATATGGGTTTTCAGATTGCTTTTGCGTGAATTGTTTTTACATTTACTCCTCTAGAATGGTTTTTGGAATGGTATAGCATAGTTACCAAATCACCATTCTTGTAGTTCTCAGATTACTATTTAAATTACATGTTTTTATGGGTATATAGGGACCAAAAGGGCCATTAAAAAAATCTAGAGATACTGCAAAAAGAAACTGTTTTGAGCAGCTACAGTTAACCAATTGTaacatgtttttaggcatttCTGCTGGGctttttctttttgtcctgttttctttatgtcgtttGGCTTGGTGATAAAGAAAgcaggacaaaaaaaaaagcccGACAGAAACAccttaaaacatgtcaaaaaccaaccggagccaaacctctgctggGAGAGTACAGTTTACGGACATGCTCAGTAGAACCTACCTGGCACCCCCAGCTCCTCTGCCAGCTGTTTCCCAAACTCATTAGCACACTGGATACAGTCTTCCTCCGTCACCCCCCGTACTGGGATGAACGGACAAACATCCAACGCTCCCATCCGAGGGTGTTCACCTATAACACAGATGGTTAATACAATTACacatatttctattttcttgtCGATCTTTTCATTTTTAGGCTTTTTAGTTGAGGAATACTGGCATAACCAAACTGATAACGGGGTAACAGAAGTTGTAGTATATATCCACCAAGTCATTGTCAAAAGTAATTAGAAGTAACGAAATAACAATGGGACTAGGGGCTACTCcgttatacatgtaacaatgtaAAGGAAGATTGTATAAAActttcgttttgttttgtttaaaagcTATAGAAACTTCAACTAGAAGACAAATGTTTTATTTGTCCAGAAATATAATAGATATGATAGAAGTATTGATTTAATTCTTTCCTTCTTCCAAATGCAACATAGAAGTGATTCAGGATTCTTTAGATTTCTTTGAATAACTTCTTTCTTTGGATTGTGGTAGGAACAGCTATACCAGAATCAATCTATCTTTTGCAGTGTTTGAGATATTTACCGTGGTGCCTGGTCATGTCAATGAGTTGTGACGCTGCCCTCGCCCCGTTCATGGCGCCCTCCACCACACTCTCTGGCGACCCCACAAACGTGTACACCGTACGGTTGGTGGAGGGGCCGGGGTCAACGTCCAGCAGACTCACGCCATCGGTGGAGGCTATGGCATTGGCTATGGCCTCTATAACCTGGAGATAAAAGATAGAGGAGATACAGGATTTTTCAGATTTCTTTGGATATCTGCTTTCTTAGGATTGTTGAAAgaacaactactagtatatagatgATTAATTCTGTCTTTTGCAGCTTTTTTgataaggccatgctgatttgtaTATACGACATATAGagcaaataaaaaacatttacTGATTACTTTGACATTATCAAAAACATGAGTCAtacttgacctttgaccaacCAAGATTGATTCATGATGACATCGATGAGTATACAAATATATTGTTTATTTCTGAAAAAGTCCAAATTCATCATCTTTTTTCTTCTACAGAGGTCTAtatattcattgattcattagTACTTAAGGTTAAAATACAACAGGTTCAAAGGGGGTTATTGCTCAACTATTTGAAGAAtcttaagaatttttttctgataaagaGGTGTGACACACATTAAGAGACTAGACGTCTTGTATTGATATAAACAGCTGAAGTAACCTGATACTAGACTGTCAGGATATATCACTACTTCAGGAAGGCCAACCTCTCCTAGAATCTCAGTCTTATCATGTCTTCTCCAAAAGAAGCACGGCTATCAACCATGTCGTGTTAAATCACCATCGATGGATCGCAAAGGACTAAGATTCAAAGAAGTGGTTTAGACCCAAGTATTTTCATCTTAACACTTTGGATATCATTTTGGGATTATTCATATCCTTAAATTAAAGCCATATTGAGCACCTTTATGTATGATTAATATAGTCATGTTGCATTTTAGAAATATCTagaaaaaacaataaatcatttttctttaaaactaCAAAGCAATTTTGCAGATGAAAGTGCATATGGACTGTAGTTGGGATCCAGGTTTGAATAAATCCTTCTTTGACTGATAAtcagaaaaaattattttcaggtATCCATGGCACCCCTAGTGTACTAGCATACACAGACTCACAAGTGTTAAATCTATCACTTAGCCTATTCATATCTCTAAAATGCAGATGTCAAAAGTCAGCTATGCCAGGCGTTTCATTGGTCGACAGGGTTCGGCTGAGTTGTACTTGGCAAAGCCTTGTAACAAAGGACTGGAGTAACATGTTGACACGTAGATTAATGCCTG
Coding sequences:
- the LOC136447555 gene encoding formimidoyltransferase-cyclodeaminase-like, with translation MSRIVECVPNFSEGRHKEVIEAIANAIASTDGVSLLDVDPGPSTNRTVYTFVGSPESVVEGAMNGARAASQLIDMTRHHGEHPRMGALDVCPFIPVRGVTEEDCIQCANEFGKQLAEELGVPVYLYGKAAKEEKRVKLPSIRAGEYEGLEEKLKDPAWQPDFGPADFIPSWGATATGCRKFLIAWNVNLLATKEQAHRVALNLREQGRGPNEPGRLKCVQGIGWWLEEANMAQISMNLTDFDVTPLHTAYEEACKDAKELNLPVVGSQVVGLVPLQAIMMAAEFYMEKDNLFLVEEDQKVRLAIDRLGLNSLGPFNPKERIIEYMIRSEDEPGPLASTSVFNFIKNVGARSPAPGGGSVSACVAAMGAALGAMVAFMTYGKRQYEQLDSKMRQLIPPLYATMNDLIPFIDKDTTAFNDYMAACKLPKGTPEEQAIRDQAMQGGLKKAIQVPLAVMQTANRVWDQLQELAQCGNFTTMSDLQVGARSLETGVWGAYHNVMINLRDIKDEQYKQKITAEAEAEVQKAQEGKEAVLKIISERKSQNSRVF